A single genomic interval of Microbacterium sp. BLY harbors:
- the paaC gene encoding 1,2-phenylacetyl-CoA epoxidase subunit PaaC — protein sequence MTLRHAQGPSSAQGPGPAQGLDAHGDAHGDVSVDELRLSEELAGAGTTAASADIAEYALWLGDDALILSQQLGAWISRAPELEEDVALGNIALDLLGHARSFLHFAGTWDGRSEDDLAYFRDEPEFRSAWIMEQPNGDFAQTIARQLVASVYLVELYTALRASTEPTFAAIAEKALKEVDYHRDHAVQWVLRLAGGTEESRRRMIRALTDVWPYVDELFRDEPLIDRLGDVAVRPSTLRAPFDAVIATVFAEAELAVPQVSASSAGGRNGAHATPLGHILAEMQVLARRHPGASW from the coding sequence GTGACCCTTCGACACGCTCAGGGACCCAGCTCCGCTCAGGGACCCGGCCCGGCACAGGGACTCGACGCCCACGGGGATGCGCACGGCGATGTCAGCGTCGACGAGCTGCGGCTCAGCGAGGAGCTCGCCGGCGCCGGCACGACCGCGGCGAGCGCCGACATCGCCGAGTACGCACTGTGGCTGGGCGACGACGCGCTCATCCTGTCGCAGCAGCTGGGCGCCTGGATCTCCCGCGCCCCCGAGCTGGAGGAGGACGTCGCCCTGGGCAACATCGCGCTCGACCTCCTGGGGCACGCCCGTTCCTTCCTGCACTTCGCCGGCACGTGGGACGGACGCTCCGAAGACGACCTCGCGTACTTCCGCGACGAGCCCGAGTTCCGCAGCGCCTGGATCATGGAGCAGCCGAACGGCGACTTCGCGCAGACCATCGCCCGACAGCTCGTCGCCTCGGTCTACCTGGTGGAGCTGTACACCGCCCTCCGTGCGAGCACCGAGCCCACCTTCGCGGCCATCGCCGAGAAGGCCCTGAAGGAGGTCGACTACCACCGCGACCACGCCGTGCAGTGGGTGCTGCGCCTCGCGGGCGGAACGGAGGAGTCGCGGCGGCGGATGATCCGTGCCCTCACGGACGTGTGGCCCTACGTGGACGAGCTCTTCCGCGACGAACCCCTGATCGATCGACTGGGCGACGTCGCCGTGCGCCCGTCGACCCTCCGTGCGCCGTTCGACGCGGTCATCGCCACCGTCTTCGCGGAGGCCGAGCTCGCGGTGCCGCAGGTGTCGGCGTCGTCGGCGGGCGGCCGGAACGGCGCGCACGCGACCCCGCTCGGGCACATCCTCGCGGAGATGCAGGTGTTGGCACGTCGGCACCCGGGGGCCTCATGGTGA
- the paaE gene encoding 1,2-phenylacetyl-CoA epoxidase subunit PaaE yields the protein MSLFSPAPATTPPAAPSPTRARGRARFHTLAVEDVRPLTDDSVEVTFTVPAELADEYDHLPGQYVALRTTLDGVEVRRSYSLCRAPEHRTDGGPTRLSVAVKRDEGGLFSTWAQTGLHPGFRIDVMSPQGTFTSGLDDLDEKHLVGIAAGSGITPLMALAHTVLSRSQTARFTLLYTNRSTLDVMFLEDLADLKDRYPTRLTLHHVLSREQRTAPVLSGRIDEEKLRTILGALIDPADVDEWFLCGPLALVDLCREVLADVGVPREHVRFELFTTGDEPVRAARPVTVRSGEKTVRIEVTLDGVSSTVESPVAARESVLNAALRVRPDAPFACAGGVCGTCRARVIEGSVTMTENYALEPDELERGYVLTCQSHPTSDRVVVDYDV from the coding sequence ATGTCGCTGTTCTCCCCGGCCCCGGCGACGACGCCCCCGGCCGCCCCCTCCCCCACCCGCGCGCGGGGTCGCGCCAGGTTCCATACGCTCGCGGTCGAAGACGTCCGCCCGCTCACCGACGACTCCGTCGAGGTCACCTTCACGGTGCCGGCCGAGCTCGCCGACGAGTACGACCACCTGCCCGGGCAGTACGTGGCGCTGCGGACCACGCTGGACGGTGTGGAGGTGCGGCGCTCCTACTCGCTGTGCCGTGCGCCCGAGCATCGCACCGACGGTGGACCCACCCGGCTGAGCGTGGCGGTCAAGCGCGATGAGGGCGGCCTGTTCTCGACGTGGGCGCAGACCGGCCTGCACCCCGGCTTCCGCATCGACGTCATGAGCCCGCAGGGCACCTTCACGTCCGGTCTCGACGATCTGGACGAGAAGCATCTCGTCGGCATCGCGGCCGGCAGCGGCATCACCCCGCTCATGGCGCTCGCGCACACCGTCCTCTCGCGCTCGCAGACGGCGCGTTTCACCCTGCTCTACACGAACCGCTCGACGCTCGACGTCATGTTCCTCGAGGACCTCGCCGACCTCAAGGACCGCTACCCGACGCGTCTCACGCTGCACCACGTGCTGTCGCGCGAGCAGCGCACGGCTCCGGTGCTGTCCGGGCGCATCGACGAGGAGAAGCTGCGCACGATCCTCGGCGCCCTCATCGACCCGGCCGACGTGGACGAATGGTTCCTGTGCGGGCCGCTCGCGCTCGTCGACCTCTGCCGCGAGGTGCTCGCCGACGTGGGGGTCCCCCGGGAGCATGTGCGGTTCGAGCTTTTCACAACCGGGGACGAGCCGGTGCGAGCGGCGCGTCCGGTGACGGTGCGCTCCGGCGAGAAGACCGTGCGCATCGAGGTCACCCTCGACGGTGTCTCCTCGACCGTGGAGAGCCCGGTGGCGGCGCGCGAGTCCGTGCTGAACGCCGCCCTGCGCGTCCGGCCGGACGCCCCGTTCGCGTGCGCGGGCGGCGTGTGCGGCACGTGCCGGGCGCGGGTCATCGAGGGCAGCGTCACGATGACCGAGAACTACGCCCTCGAACCGGACGAGCTGGAGCGCGGGTACGTGCTCACCTGCCAGTCCCACCCCACGAGCGACCGCGTCGTCGTGGACTACGACGTCTGA
- a CDS encoding ATP-dependent DNA ligase — protein sequence MLLSELVTTADQVAATSSRLAKIDAIAALLRRADVDDVAPLVGLLLAAPRQGRLGVGWRGLSALTIEHRTTPTLTIAEVDQAFDALARASGSGSAGVRSEILHDLAARATAPEWDFLTRAMLGELRTGALGGVLLDAIARAAEAPAAAVRRAAMLSGDLGETALLALTGAEGALDEVGLRVGRPVLPMLAATAPTPTAALEITGRASVEYKLDGARIQVHRRGDEVGIYTRSLADVTHRLPEIVEIVRGLPAQDVILDGETLALDEDGGPRPFQETMSRFGADAARELALRPWFFDVLHVDGRDLLDEPLSVRQEVLAEVAGEWRMPGIVTDDAEEAERLSREALAAGHEGVLVKAVEAPYAAGRRGKSWVKVKPVLTFDLVVLGAEWGSGRRRGWLSNLHLGARDPDGEFGDPGGFVMVGKTFKGLTDALLQWQTAEFPAHETHRSASTVFLRPELVVEIAIDGVQRSPRYPGGLALRFARVKGYRPDKTAAEADTIQALLALRRGATDEP from the coding sequence ATGCTGCTCTCGGAGCTCGTCACCACCGCCGACCAGGTCGCCGCGACATCGTCCCGCCTGGCCAAGATCGACGCGATCGCGGCGCTGCTCCGCCGGGCTGACGTCGACGACGTCGCGCCTCTCGTGGGACTGCTCCTCGCGGCACCCCGCCAGGGCCGCCTGGGCGTCGGGTGGCGGGGCCTCTCGGCCCTGACGATCGAGCATCGCACGACCCCGACGCTCACCATCGCGGAGGTCGACCAGGCCTTCGACGCCCTCGCGCGGGCCTCCGGTTCGGGGTCGGCCGGCGTCCGCAGCGAGATCCTCCACGATCTCGCTGCACGCGCCACGGCTCCCGAATGGGACTTCCTGACCAGGGCCATGCTCGGAGAGCTCCGCACGGGCGCACTGGGCGGGGTACTGCTCGACGCGATCGCCCGCGCCGCCGAGGCCCCGGCCGCCGCCGTGCGCCGCGCCGCCATGCTCTCCGGCGATCTCGGCGAGACGGCGCTGCTCGCGCTCACCGGCGCCGAGGGAGCGCTCGACGAGGTCGGCCTCCGCGTGGGGCGCCCCGTGCTCCCCATGCTCGCGGCGACAGCGCCGACACCCACGGCCGCGCTGGAGATCACCGGGCGCGCCTCGGTCGAGTACAAGCTCGACGGCGCGCGCATCCAGGTGCACCGCCGCGGCGACGAGGTCGGCATCTACACGCGGAGCCTCGCAGACGTCACCCACCGGCTGCCCGAGATCGTCGAGATCGTGCGCGGCCTTCCCGCCCAGGACGTCATCCTCGACGGCGAGACCCTGGCACTCGACGAGGACGGCGGTCCCCGCCCGTTCCAGGAGACCATGTCGCGGTTCGGCGCGGACGCGGCGCGCGAGCTCGCCCTGCGCCCCTGGTTCTTCGACGTGCTGCACGTCGACGGCCGCGATCTGCTGGACGAGCCGCTGTCGGTCCGTCAGGAGGTGCTGGCGGAGGTGGCCGGCGAGTGGCGGATGCCCGGGATCGTCACCGACGACGCGGAGGAGGCCGAGCGCCTGTCCCGAGAGGCGCTGGCGGCCGGCCATGAAGGCGTGCTCGTCAAGGCCGTCGAGGCGCCCTACGCGGCCGGCCGGCGCGGCAAGTCCTGGGTCAAGGTGAAGCCCGTCCTCACGTTCGACCTCGTCGTGCTCGGCGCCGAATGGGGGTCCGGCCGCCGCCGCGGATGGCTGTCGAACCTGCACCTCGGCGCCCGCGACCCCGACGGCGAGTTCGGCGATCCGGGCGGATTCGTCATGGTGGGCAAGACGTTCAAGGGCCTCACCGACGCCCTGCTGCAGTGGCAGACTGCCGAGTTCCCGGCGCACGAGACCCATCGCTCCGCATCGACCGTGTTCCTCCGCCCGGAACTCGTGGTCGAGATCGCGATCGACGGCGTGCAGCGCTCCCCGCGCTACCCCGGCGGCCTCGCCCTCCGGTTCGCGCGGGTCAAGGGCTATCGCCCGGACAAGACGGCCGCCGAGGCCGACACGATCCAGGCTCTTCTCGCGCTGCGACGCGGCGCGACGGACGAGCCCTGA
- the paaB gene encoding 1,2-phenylacetyl-CoA epoxidase subunit PaaB, with protein MATPGADPSTNSGTQGREVWPLWEIFVRANRGLSHVHVGSLHAPDADMAIRNARDLYTRRGEGVSIWAVPAEAITTSDPDAKGAYFESPAGKNYRHAVYYTASEGVPHL; from the coding sequence ATGGCGACCCCCGGAGCCGACCCTTCGACGAACTCAGGGACCCAGGGCCGCGAGGTCTGGCCCCTGTGGGAGATCTTCGTGCGGGCGAACCGCGGTCTGAGCCACGTGCACGTCGGCTCGCTGCACGCCCCGGACGCCGACATGGCCATCCGCAACGCTCGCGACCTCTACACCCGCCGGGGCGAGGGCGTGTCGATCTGGGCGGTCCCCGCCGAGGCGATCACCACGAGCGACCCCGACGCCAAGGGGGCGTACTTCGAGAGCCCCGCCGGCAAGAACTATCGGCACGCGGTGTACTACACCGCCTCCGAGGGGGTGCCGCACCTGTGA
- the paaD gene encoding 1,2-phenylacetyl-CoA epoxidase subunit PaaD has protein sequence MVTRTAGAQAEAWRIAAAVPDPEVPVLTIEDLGVLRAVEIRGERVVVDITPTYSGCPAMDTIRDDVVLALTAAGFGDVEVRLVLSPAWTTDWMSDAGKQKLREYGIAPPSGRAAVPSGPIRLALSVRCPRCGSLDTREVSRFGSTSCKALYECRACLEPFDHFKVH, from the coding sequence ATGGTGACCCGGACCGCTGGCGCGCAGGCCGAGGCCTGGCGGATCGCCGCCGCCGTCCCGGACCCGGAGGTGCCGGTGCTCACGATCGAGGACCTCGGCGTGCTGCGGGCGGTCGAGATCCGCGGCGAGCGCGTCGTCGTCGACATCACGCCGACCTACAGCGGGTGCCCGGCCATGGACACGATCCGCGACGACGTCGTGCTCGCGCTGACGGCCGCGGGGTTCGGCGATGTCGAGGTGCGGCTCGTGCTGTCCCCCGCATGGACGACCGACTGGATGAGCGACGCCGGGAAGCAGAAGCTCCGCGAGTACGGGATCGCACCGCCCAGCGGCCGCGCGGCCGTGCCGTCCGGCCCGATCCGGCTCGCGCTCAGCGTGCGCTGCCCGCGGTGCGGCTCGCTCGACACCCGCGAGGTCTCCCGCTTCGGGTCGACCTCGTGCAAGGCGCTGTACGAGTGCCGGGCCTGCCTGGAACCCTTCGACCACTTCAAGGTGCACTGA
- a CDS encoding PhzF family phenazine biosynthesis protein, whose protein sequence is MTDAPEVLRYSAFAATPEGGNPAGVVLAADGLDDAAMQRIAAEVGYSETAFVQDAAADGSRFRVRYWSPAAEVPFCGHATVATAVALAERQGPGAVVFETAAGAVSMESFADADGRVTVSFTSVEPEVRDLDPVVRDRLLALLGMEPADVDPRFPVREAFAGNWHPIVFVADRELFHQFRFSPADVAALMRTQGWQGTVTVLHAEDPAEIEARNLFPVGRITEDPATGSAAASVGAYLRAQGYPGDTVRIRQGAHVGRPSELRVAIPASGGVVVSGGATRLP, encoded by the coding sequence ATGACGGATGCTCCCGAGGTCCTGCGCTACAGCGCCTTCGCCGCGACACCCGAGGGCGGCAACCCGGCGGGTGTCGTGCTCGCGGCGGACGGGCTGGACGACGCCGCCATGCAGCGGATCGCGGCGGAGGTCGGCTACTCGGAGACCGCGTTCGTGCAGGACGCCGCGGCGGACGGCTCCCGTTTCCGGGTGCGCTACTGGTCCCCGGCGGCGGAGGTGCCGTTCTGCGGGCATGCGACCGTCGCGACGGCCGTGGCGCTCGCCGAGCGGCAGGGTCCGGGGGCGGTCGTCTTCGAGACCGCGGCCGGGGCGGTGTCGATGGAGTCGTTCGCCGACGCCGACGGCCGCGTCACGGTGTCGTTCACGAGCGTCGAGCCGGAGGTCCGTGACCTCGACCCCGTCGTGCGGGACCGCCTCCTCGCGCTCCTGGGGATGGAGCCGGCCGACGTGGACCCGCGCTTCCCGGTGCGCGAGGCGTTCGCGGGCAACTGGCACCCGATCGTCTTCGTCGCCGACCGGGAACTCTTCCATCAGTTCCGTTTCTCCCCCGCTGACGTGGCGGCCCTCATGCGCACACAGGGCTGGCAGGGCACGGTGACGGTGCTGCACGCCGAGGATCCGGCCGAGATCGAGGCCCGCAACCTCTTCCCCGTGGGCCGCATCACCGAAGACCCGGCAACGGGGTCCGCGGCGGCGTCGGTCGGCGCCTACCTCCGCGCGCAGGGTTACCCGGGCGACACCGTCCGCATCCGTCAGGGCGCCCACGTGGGTCGCCCGAGCGAGCTCCGCGTCGCGATCCCGGCCTCCGGCGGCGTGGTCGTCTCGGGCGGAGCGACCCGCCTCCCCTGA
- a CDS encoding pilus assembly protein CpaE → MITRELAVALRDAGLTWKPAEGDWFQLDLPDEVELEAEADVFTVSAMTIEARQTPAGTDLAFNGTTEWALDAVTLADAVWLPREDQLRDLLRGTFRALTRLPDTFRVEIEIAGEALRFEHPDPAEAYGRALLALVARSR, encoded by the coding sequence ATGATCACCCGCGAACTCGCCGTCGCGCTGCGCGATGCCGGCCTGACCTGGAAGCCCGCGGAGGGTGACTGGTTCCAGCTCGATCTGCCCGACGAGGTGGAGCTGGAGGCGGAAGCCGACGTCTTCACCGTCAGCGCCATGACGATCGAGGCCCGGCAGACCCCGGCGGGCACCGACCTCGCATTCAACGGCACGACGGAATGGGCCCTGGACGCCGTGACCCTCGCGGATGCGGTCTGGCTGCCGCGGGAGGACCAGCTGCGGGATCTGCTGCGGGGGACCTTCCGCGCGCTCACCCGCCTCCCCGACACGTTCCGCGTCGAGATCGAGATCGCGGGCGAGGCGCTGCGGTTCGAGCACCCGGATCCGGCGGAGGCGTACGGACGCGCCCTGCTGGCCCTGGTCGCGCGCTCGCGCTGA
- a CDS encoding phosphoribosyltransferase, producing the protein MTDASIERETLTWDGFGAATRDLARNISATGFEPEVVVAIARGGLLPAGAIAYGLGVKNCGAINVEFYTGIGTVLDAPEVLPPELDMAYLDGRRVLLVDDVADSGRTLALAVQLLQEKGADVRSVTIYTKPSTIIQPDFAWKDTDRWIDFPWSFRGTVRQEDEGLPPTA; encoded by the coding sequence ATGACGGATGCATCGATCGAGCGCGAGACGCTCACCTGGGACGGCTTCGGCGCGGCCACGCGCGACCTGGCGCGGAACATCTCGGCGACGGGGTTCGAGCCCGAGGTCGTGGTGGCGATCGCCCGGGGCGGCCTGCTCCCGGCCGGGGCCATCGCCTACGGGCTCGGCGTGAAGAACTGCGGTGCGATCAACGTCGAGTTCTACACCGGCATCGGCACCGTGCTGGACGCGCCCGAGGTGCTGCCGCCGGAGCTCGACATGGCCTATCTCGACGGGCGCCGCGTGCTGCTCGTCGACGATGTCGCCGACTCCGGACGCACGCTCGCGCTCGCCGTGCAGCTGCTGCAGGAGAAGGGAGCGGACGTGCGGTCCGTCACGATCTACACGAAGCCCTCGACCATCATCCAGCCGGACTTCGCCTGGAAGGACACCGACCGCTGGATTGACTTCCCCTGGTCGTTCCGCGGCACGGTGCGGCAGGAGGACGAAGGGCTGCCGCCCACGGCGTGA
- a CDS encoding enoyl-CoA hydratase/isomerase family protein, with product MIDLTIADDVATVVLDAPAKLNSLDEAALAELDAAYREAEHAGVRALLLRGEGRAFCAGRDISAVDPRDDDVLGYLGGRVTPLLQRMSRFPAPTFAVAHGACLGVGLGLLIATDVVYVAESAKIGSPFAALGATLDSGGHALFLDRLGPHKTLDLIYTGRLMSGTEAVRSGLFSQVLPDDEVLPAATAAAAKAARGATAAFRASKDLVARIRDERLTLWESIDVENAAQAALCDTDDYREGFAAFQEKRTPEFRGR from the coding sequence ATGATCGATCTCACCATCGCCGACGACGTCGCCACCGTGGTGCTCGACGCCCCCGCGAAGCTCAACTCCCTGGACGAGGCCGCCCTGGCGGAACTCGACGCCGCGTATCGTGAGGCGGAGCACGCCGGCGTGCGGGCGCTGCTGCTCCGCGGCGAAGGACGCGCGTTCTGCGCCGGACGAGACATCTCCGCCGTCGACCCGCGCGACGACGATGTGCTCGGCTACCTCGGCGGGCGGGTGACGCCGCTGCTGCAACGGATGTCGCGCTTCCCGGCGCCGACCTTCGCCGTCGCCCACGGCGCGTGCCTCGGCGTGGGGCTCGGCCTGCTGATCGCGACCGACGTCGTGTACGTCGCCGAGTCCGCGAAGATCGGCTCCCCGTTCGCGGCGCTCGGCGCCACCCTGGACTCCGGCGGTCACGCCCTGTTCCTCGACCGGCTCGGCCCGCACAAGACCCTCGACCTCATCTACACCGGTCGGCTCATGAGCGGCACGGAAGCCGTGCGGTCGGGCCTGTTCTCCCAGGTCCTCCCCGACGACGAGGTGCTGCCGGCGGCGACGGCCGCCGCCGCGAAGGCCGCCCGCGGAGCCACGGCCGCCTTCCGCGCCAGCAAGGATCTCGTCGCCCGGATCCGGGACGAGCGGCTCACGCTGTGGGAGTCGATCGATGTCGAGAACGCGGCGCAGGCCGCCCTGTGCGACACCGACGACTACCGAGAGGGATTCGCCGCCTTCCAGGAGAAGCGGACACCGGAGTTCCGCGGACGCTGA
- a CDS encoding thiamine pyrophosphate-binding protein translates to MPSVSAHVALTLAQHVDAVFGVMGNGNAYFLDALETQTDATFTAVRHEQGAVVAADAHFRASGRIAAGTSTYGAGFTNTITALAEAVQAHVPLVLVVGDEPTSGPRPWDVDQIALASAVGARTYTVGRTDAAATTVIAVEHALTYRVPVVLAIPYDVAALEAGELPSAPAPRLPAPLAPRGAFAEGMLDEIAAALRGAERPFLLAGRGAWLAGAGDALGALAERTGALTASSALGRGIFPDARYDLGVTGGFGADGAMDLVRTADVAVVFGASLNQFTMRFGDLFAPGTRVFQIDTAPAATHAHVGGFVRADARLAAEALVARFSSPSSPSSGHDFGDAAGLAGATPASGGVSDAGSAVVPARPWRETVDVAAARTYEAGDELAPDGRLDPRSAARRIAELLPEDRVVVSDGGHFIGWANMYWPVAAPDRMMMIGTAFQSIGQGWPSVVGAALARRDATIVLTSGDGGGLMAIADLESAVRAAGGRGMAVIWNDAAYGAEVNLYGLKGLAEGPMRIPEVDFAAFGAAVGAEGVVVRTLDDLDRLATWTAEDPATRRFLVLDLRISGDVIAPYQQEIIRVNS, encoded by the coding sequence ATGCCCTCCGTGTCCGCGCACGTCGCCCTCACCCTCGCCCAGCACGTCGACGCCGTCTTCGGCGTCATGGGCAACGGCAACGCTTACTTTCTCGATGCGCTCGAGACGCAGACCGACGCCACGTTCACCGCCGTCCGGCACGAGCAGGGCGCGGTCGTCGCGGCCGATGCGCACTTCCGCGCGTCCGGCCGCATCGCGGCCGGCACCTCCACCTACGGCGCCGGCTTCACGAACACCATCACCGCGCTCGCGGAGGCCGTGCAGGCGCACGTGCCGCTCGTGCTGGTCGTGGGCGATGAGCCCACGTCGGGTCCGCGCCCGTGGGACGTGGACCAGATCGCGCTCGCGTCGGCCGTCGGCGCGCGCACCTACACCGTCGGGCGGACGGACGCGGCCGCGACCACGGTCATCGCCGTCGAGCACGCCCTCACCTACCGGGTGCCCGTGGTGCTCGCGATCCCCTACGACGTCGCGGCGCTCGAGGCCGGCGAGTTGCCGTCGGCGCCGGCGCCGCGGCTTCCCGCGCCGCTCGCCCCGCGCGGGGCGTTCGCGGAGGGCATGCTGGACGAGATCGCCGCCGCGCTGCGCGGCGCCGAGCGTCCGTTCCTCCTCGCCGGTCGCGGCGCCTGGCTGGCCGGCGCCGGTGACGCGCTGGGAGCGTTGGCGGAGCGGACGGGGGCGCTGACCGCCTCGTCCGCTCTCGGCCGCGGCATCTTCCCGGACGCCCGGTACGACCTCGGCGTCACCGGCGGCTTCGGCGCCGACGGGGCGATGGATCTCGTGCGCACGGCCGATGTCGCCGTGGTGTTCGGGGCGAGCCTGAACCAGTTCACGATGCGGTTCGGCGATCTCTTCGCCCCGGGCACCCGGGTCTTCCAGATCGACACGGCCCCGGCCGCCACGCACGCCCATGTCGGCGGGTTCGTCCGTGCCGACGCCCGCCTCGCCGCCGAGGCCCTCGTCGCCCGCTTCTCCTCCCCATCCTCCCCCTCCTCCGGGCACGACTTCGGAGATGCCGCCGGACTCGCCGGGGCCACCCCCGCCTCCGGCGGCGTGTCCGACGCAGGCTCCGCAGTTGTGCCCGCCCGACCCTGGCGGGAGACGGTCGATGTCGCCGCGGCCCGCACGTACGAGGCCGGGGACGAGCTCGCCCCGGACGGCCGCCTCGACCCGCGTTCGGCTGCACGCCGGATCGCCGAGCTCCTCCCCGAGGACCGCGTCGTGGTCTCGGACGGCGGGCACTTCATCGGCTGGGCGAACATGTACTGGCCGGTCGCCGCGCCCGACCGGATGATGATGATCGGCACCGCCTTCCAGTCGATCGGACAGGGATGGCCGAGCGTCGTCGGCGCGGCCCTCGCCCGGCGTGACGCGACCATCGTGCTCACCTCCGGGGACGGCGGCGGGCTCATGGCGATCGCCGACCTCGAATCTGCCGTCCGGGCGGCGGGCGGACGCGGCATGGCCGTGATCTGGAACGACGCGGCGTACGGCGCCGAGGTCAACCTCTACGGACTGAAGGGCCTGGCCGAGGGGCCGATGCGCATCCCCGAGGTCGACTTCGCCGCGTTCGGGGCCGCGGTCGGCGCCGAGGGAGTGGTCGTGCGCACCCTCGACGACCTCGACCGGCTGGCCACATGGACCGCGGAGGACCCGGCGACCCGGCGCTTCCTCGTCCTCGACCTGCGGATCTCCGGCGACGTGATCGCCCCGTACCAGCAGGAGATCATCCGGGTGAACTCCTGA
- the paaA gene encoding 1,2-phenylacetyl-CoA epoxidase subunit PaaA, producing MTSPADLSLVDGETSDEERVFHELIANEQRIEPRDWMPEAYRKTLIRQISQHAHSEIIGMQPEGNWITRAPSLKRKAILMAKVQDEAGHGLYLYSAAQTLGITRDEMMDQLISGKAKYSSIFNYPTPTWADMGAIGWLVDGAAICNQVPLCRASYGPYGRAMVRICKEESFHQRQGFEILLTLMRGTDEQRQMAQDAVDRWYWPSLAMFGPPDDQSPNSAQSMAWKIKRFSNDELRQRFVGMLVPQAEILGVTLPDPDLRFDEETGRYEMGEIDWDEFFQVLRGNGPCNAERLERRRTAHDEGAWVREAAAEYARKQRTRLSPEPVEGAVA from the coding sequence ATGACCAGTCCCGCAGACCTGTCCCTCGTGGACGGCGAGACCTCCGACGAGGAGCGCGTGTTCCACGAGCTGATCGCGAACGAGCAGCGCATCGAACCCCGCGACTGGATGCCCGAGGCCTACCGCAAGACCCTCATCCGGCAGATCTCCCAGCACGCCCACTCCGAGATCATCGGCATGCAGCCCGAGGGCAACTGGATCACGCGTGCGCCGAGCCTCAAGCGCAAGGCGATCCTCATGGCGAAAGTGCAGGACGAGGCGGGGCACGGGCTCTACCTCTATTCCGCCGCGCAGACGCTCGGCATCACCCGCGACGAGATGATGGACCAGCTCATCTCCGGCAAGGCGAAGTACTCCTCGATCTTCAACTACCCCACCCCCACGTGGGCCGACATGGGCGCGATCGGCTGGCTCGTCGACGGCGCCGCGATCTGCAACCAGGTGCCCCTGTGCCGCGCCTCCTACGGTCCCTACGGCCGCGCGATGGTGCGCATCTGCAAGGAGGAGTCGTTCCATCAGCGCCAGGGGTTCGAGATCCTCCTCACCCTCATGCGCGGCACCGACGAGCAGCGGCAGATGGCGCAGGACGCGGTGGACCGCTGGTACTGGCCGAGCCTGGCGATGTTCGGGCCGCCCGACGACCAGTCCCCCAACTCCGCCCAGTCGATGGCCTGGAAGATCAAGCGCTTCTCCAACGACGAGCTGCGGCAGCGCTTCGTCGGCATGCTCGTGCCGCAGGCCGAGATCCTCGGCGTCACCCTGCCTGATCCGGACCTCCGCTTCGACGAGGAGACCGGTCGCTACGAGATGGGCGAGATCGACTGGGACGAGTTCTTCCAGGTGCTGCGCGGCAACGGGCCCTGCAACGCCGAGCGCCTGGAGCGCCGCCGCACGGCGCACGACGAGGGCGCGTGGGTGCGGGAGGCCGCCGCCGAGTACGCCCGCAAGCAGCGCACCCGCCTGAGCCCGGAGCCTGTCGAAGGGGCGGTGGCGTGA